A stretch of Geomonas oryzisoli DNA encodes these proteins:
- a CDS encoding DUF2442 domain-containing protein, whose amino-acid sequence MNKPPRIEEVTVTEPAGLVIRWTTGETMQADIGDWMLRFALLEPLKDSEVFKKARVGWYGHSVEWSEDIELGADQLYTRCKAQAGEPSPEEFNEWMKRNDLSLSTAAEALGMTRRMITHYRTGSKRIPRNIWLACIGWEILKHKHAA is encoded by the coding sequence ATGAACAAACCCCCGCGAATTGAAGAAGTCACTGTAACGGAGCCTGCCGGTCTGGTTATCCGTTGGACGACGGGTGAAACCATGCAAGCCGACATTGGAGACTGGATGTTGCGTTTTGCACTACTAGAACCGCTCAAAGATTCAGAGGTCTTTAAAAAGGCTCGTGTCGGCTGGTATGGTCACAGCGTAGAATGGAGCGAAGACATTGAGCTTGGAGCCGACCAATTGTACACCCGTTGTAAAGCACAGGCAGGTGAACCCTCCCCTGAAGAATTCAACGAATGGATGAAGCGCAACGATCTTTCTTTGTCGACTGCTGCGGAGGCGCTTGGTATGACCCGTAGGATGATCACTCACTACCGCACTGGCAGCAAGCGGATTCCACGAAATATCTGGCTTGCATGTATCGGGTGGGAGATCCTCAAGCATAAACACGCTGCATGA
- a CDS encoding DUF4160 domain-containing protein: MPTLMRFRTCRLTIYPNEHGTPHFHLEFTDGDRCSVEIETLTIRAGTIIPVKKAAEAMEWAAANQSLLRAKWEEITR, translated from the coding sequence ATGCCCACGCTAATGCGTTTCCGCACGTGCCGCCTCACCATCTATCCCAACGAACATGGAACCCCGCATTTCCATCTGGAGTTTACCGACGGTGATCGCTGCTCCGTGGAAATTGAGACATTGACGATACGGGCTGGCACAATAATTCCGGTAAAGAAGGCTGCCGAAGCAATGGAATGGGCCGCCGCAAACCAGTCACTTCTGCGTGCCAAATGGGAGGAGATTACAAGATGA
- a CDS encoding toxin-antitoxin system HicB family antitoxin: MLHQRLATQAAAHGKSINAWIVELLSECATHHH, encoded by the coding sequence GTGCTGCACCAGCGATTAGCCACCCAGGCTGCCGCTCATGGCAAGAGCATTAATGCATGGATTGTAGAACTTCTTTCTGAGTGTGCCACGCATCATCATTAA
- a CDS encoding response regulator, producing the protein MGAGRDILIVDDNEVVTDVLVDLFRKEGYDCAGVASGEECLEELRRVGYKLVMLDVRLPGISGIEVLRAIGDDHPRTDVIIMTSHVSLETAVQALRLGAQDYLFKPFDDLEMVVATVNRALERRRLKEAHDQLMRTLTELAIENTRMMAELRSANCDLEEKVARRTAEISKANLQQKAIIAELREAKEAAEAANRAKSQFLANMSHEIRTPMNGVLGMAELLLHTELNQKQRGYVEMLHQSGESLLGIINDILNISKIEAGKLEVELIPLDLHETVRGAVELYREVGRRKGVAVELHIAADVPRRALGDPNRLRQVLLNIVNNGLKFTERGYVQVRVSLVEKSGDGHYIGFEVRDTGIGIPPEAMPTIFELFTQVDGSTTRKYGGTGLGLAIAKQLVELMGGEIGVESEPGRGSVFTFIVYLHDAPEEATYIEDVPIELENPLEDPPVQARFNARVLLAEDNPVNCEVAHAMITALGCQVDVAQNGSQAVSAVARKAYDLVFMDCQMPELDGYEATRAIREQERGSGRHTPIIALTAHAMAGSRECCLSAGMDDFLSKPFNLGQLQELIERWASREQ; encoded by the coding sequence ATGGGAGCGGGACGGGACATATTGATCGTCGACGACAACGAGGTGGTGACCGACGTCCTGGTCGACCTGTTCCGCAAGGAAGGGTATGACTGCGCCGGTGTCGCCAGCGGTGAGGAGTGCCTGGAAGAGCTGCGCCGGGTCGGCTATAAGCTCGTCATGCTGGACGTGCGCCTCCCGGGGATCAGCGGCATCGAGGTGCTGCGGGCGATCGGCGATGACCACCCCAGGACGGACGTGATCATCATGACCAGCCACGTCTCCCTGGAAACCGCCGTTCAGGCCCTGCGGCTGGGGGCCCAGGACTACCTGTTCAAGCCGTTCGACGACCTCGAGATGGTGGTGGCCACGGTGAACAGGGCCCTGGAGCGTCGCCGCCTGAAGGAGGCGCACGACCAACTGATGCGTACCCTGACCGAACTCGCCATCGAAAACACCCGGATGATGGCCGAACTGCGCTCGGCGAACTGCGACCTCGAGGAAAAGGTCGCCCGGCGGACCGCGGAGATATCCAAGGCAAACCTGCAGCAAAAGGCGATCATCGCCGAGCTCAGGGAAGCCAAGGAAGCCGCCGAGGCCGCCAACCGCGCGAAGTCGCAGTTTCTCGCCAACATGAGCCACGAGATCCGCACCCCGATGAACGGCGTGCTGGGAATGGCGGAGCTGCTGCTGCACACCGAGCTGAACCAGAAACAGCGGGGCTACGTCGAGATGCTGCACCAGTCGGGAGAGTCGCTATTGGGCATCATCAACGACATCCTCAACATCTCCAAGATCGAGGCGGGAAAGCTGGAAGTAGAACTGATCCCCCTGGACCTGCACGAGACGGTGCGGGGGGCGGTGGAGTTGTACCGCGAGGTAGGGCGCCGCAAGGGGGTTGCGGTGGAGCTGCACATCGCCGCCGACGTCCCCCGCCGCGCGCTAGGGGACCCGAACCGCCTGCGCCAGGTGCTGCTCAACATCGTCAACAACGGGCTTAAGTTCACCGAGCGGGGGTACGTGCAGGTCCGGGTCTCACTGGTCGAGAAAAGCGGCGACGGTCACTACATCGGCTTCGAGGTGAGGGACACCGGCATCGGCATTCCCCCCGAGGCGATGCCGACCATCTTCGAGCTGTTCACCCAGGTCGACGGGTCCACCACCCGCAAGTATGGGGGGACCGGCCTCGGGCTGGCCATCGCCAAGCAACTGGTTGAATTGATGGGGGGAGAAATCGGAGTGGAGAGTGAGCCGGGGCGTGGTTCCGTGTTCACCTTCATCGTGTACCTGCACGACGCCCCGGAGGAGGCGACCTATATCGAGGACGTCCCCATAGAACTGGAAAACCCGCTGGAGGATCCCCCCGTCCAGGCGCGTTTCAACGCACGCGTGCTCCTGGCCGAGGACAACCCGGTGAACTGTGAAGTGGCCCACGCCATGATAACGGCACTGGGGTGTCAGGTGGACGTGGCCCAGAACGGGAGCCAGGCCGTATCGGCAGTGGCGCGTAAGGCGTACGACCTGGTCTTCATGGATTGCCAGATGCCGGAACTGGACGGCTACGAGGCGACCCGCGCCATCAGGGAGCAGGAGCGTGGTTCCGGCAGGCACACCCCGATCATCGCGCTGACCGCCCATGCCATGGCCGGTTCCCGTGAATGCTGCCTGAGCGCCGGCATGGATGACTTCCTCAGCAAGCCCTTCAACCTGGGGCAGCTCCAGGAACTGATCGAAAGGTGGGCGTCGCGGGAGCAATAA